The Rubrobacter calidifluminis genome contains a region encoding:
- a CDS encoding MgtC/SapB family protein, which translates to MDAPTISHAEIILRLAATFVLCGAVGFEREVRDQPAGFRTHIILGLGSALFTMVSAYGFQEFFGEKTVRFDPSRIAAQIVSGIGFLGAGAILRQGVTVRGLTTAASLWTTAAIGMAVGAGYLFGATAATVGVLAALLALRRFRSAFISRLRLEVSDLEVSFSRPDADPSPLISILEAHHATVRTLDAEIEGGRATYHLQVRVRPPHDLHAALGEIARQSGVERVAATGLRDLE; encoded by the coding sequence GTGGACGCCCCGACCATATCCCACGCGGAGATAATACTGCGCCTGGCGGCAACCTTCGTCCTCTGCGGCGCCGTGGGTTTCGAACGCGAGGTGCGCGACCAGCCGGCGGGCTTTCGGACCCACATCATCCTCGGGCTGGGCTCGGCCCTCTTCACGATGGTCTCGGCCTACGGCTTTCAGGAGTTCTTCGGCGAGAAGACCGTACGTTTCGACCCTTCCAGGATAGCCGCCCAGATCGTCTCCGGCATCGGCTTCCTCGGTGCCGGGGCCATACTGCGCCAGGGCGTAACCGTCCGGGGGCTCACAACCGCGGCGAGCCTGTGGACGACCGCCGCGATAGGCATGGCCGTCGGGGCCGGATACCTCTTCGGGGCCACGGCGGCGACCGTCGGGGTGCTCGCGGCCCTGCTCGCGCTCAGGCGCTTCCGCTCAGCCTTCATCTCCCGGCTGCGCCTGGAGGTCTCCGACCTCGAAGTCTCCTTCTCTCGTCCGGACGCCGACCCGTCACCGCTCATCTCCATCCTCGAAGCGCACCACGCCACCGTGCGTACGCTGGACGCCGAGATAGAGGGTGGGAGGGCGACCTACCACCTGCAGGTGCGGGTGCGACCGCCGCACGACCTGCACGCGGCGCTCGGCGAGATCGCGCGCCAGAGCGGCGTCGAGCGCGTGGCGGCCACCGGCCTCAGAGATCTGGAATAG
- a CDS encoding proton-conducting membrane transporter has translation MVELKRRSLEEVKALSKEEAVEIMRQAGIVGAGGGGFPTYFKYKNPQPMLLVNSTESEPGYWADKLIHRIYIEDFLKLYEAMKAIFGFEQIRMGVHEKDREWYSDYAEHADGLFDIAYVPDKYSLGEEKTLIKHATDKKVPRRVEMPDGSKRPGLPLDAGIIVNNTETLHNIYNALFLGKPVTTKFLQVFGPEFELKVFEVPLGASATEVLKIAGVDVENSSHLSVIDGGPYLNEMGIEELGKGDCFVRRTTNGFLLIPKGVPSKEFADIKTKPPENGVVSLVGKVSGVNVPLGGRFLKPATPLVSEGERVSYEQKIGDPVDEGFSVGVWASAEGEVTAVEDEVVSISCGSESREAAEAEARAEAAR, from the coding sequence GTGGTCGAGTTGAAGCGGCGCAGTCTCGAGGAAGTAAAGGCGCTAAGCAAAGAGGAAGCGGTCGAGATCATGCGCCAGGCCGGCATCGTCGGGGCGGGGGGAGGAGGATTCCCGACGTACTTCAAGTACAAGAACCCGCAGCCGATGCTGCTGGTCAACTCCACCGAGAGCGAGCCGGGCTACTGGGCGGACAAGCTGATCCACCGGATCTACATCGAAGATTTCCTGAAGCTGTACGAGGCGATGAAGGCGATCTTCGGTTTCGAGCAGATCCGGATGGGGGTGCACGAGAAGGACCGGGAGTGGTACTCCGACTACGCGGAGCACGCCGACGGCCTCTTCGACATCGCCTACGTCCCGGACAAGTACTCTCTGGGCGAGGAGAAGACTCTGATCAAGCACGCCACGGACAAGAAGGTGCCGCGCCGCGTCGAGATGCCGGACGGCTCCAAGCGCCCTGGGCTGCCGCTGGATGCGGGGATCATCGTCAACAACACCGAGACGCTGCACAACATCTACAACGCGCTCTTCCTCGGCAAGCCGGTGACCACGAAGTTTTTGCAGGTCTTCGGGCCGGAGTTCGAGCTGAAGGTCTTCGAGGTGCCGCTCGGGGCCTCTGCGACGGAGGTCTTGAAGATCGCCGGGGTGGACGTGGAGAACTCCTCGCACCTGTCGGTCATCGACGGCGGCCCGTACCTCAACGAGATGGGCATCGAGGAGCTCGGCAAGGGCGACTGCTTCGTCCGGCGCACGACGAACGGGTTCCTCCTGATCCCCAAGGGCGTGCCGAGCAAGGAGTTCGCCGACATAAAGACGAAGCCCCCGGAGAACGGGGTGGTCTCGCTGGTCGGCAAGGTCAGCGGGGTGAACGTGCCGCTCGGGGGGCGGTTCCTCAAGCCCGCCACCCCGCTCGTCTCAGAGGGCGAGCGCGTATCCTACGAGCAGAAGATCGGCGATCCGGTCGACGAGGGCTTCTCGGTTGGCGTCTGGGCGAGCGCGGAAGGGGAGGTCACCGCGGTCGAGGACGAGGTTGTTTCGATCTCCTGTGGTTCCGAGTCCAGGGAAGCCGCCGAGGCCGAGGCGAGAGCCGAGGCGGCCAGGTAG